The following are encoded in a window of Castanea sativa cultivar Marrone di Chiusa Pesio chromosome 5, ASM4071231v1 genomic DNA:
- the LOC142637315 gene encoding putative F-box protein At1g49610, producing MEEAESSASIDSFYDRYYPTNNSEEEEEEDEVDHRTKSRKHAPILEKGKDRISTLTDTILLSILSFLLTEDAIKTGVLSKRWAYLWTSVPSLSFELGDPHSGGYYSPHVAMDDSASEVDTMDDFARKRDTMDDFISAVDHTLLLHRAPKLTNFSVRFRYSTKLKADYLDRWVRFATTAKVSQLSLHLFVTHINDIGLGRYELPQHLYANEFVSEFNFSYCKIFPNGLLDWSSLKHLCIGQSALCEDVIREVLMGSPRLESLELHDCWEFKRLDIVSESLRKLVIDSYVINMLGGEVRELELEIVAPKIHSLEILGNFEKIKCRIKDVSALVEAKLDFDVRKSRNGYYEDDYRAYYYEDYYEEKEGYKEYQDIVRDILDSLHHVKKLTVGNWCLMIVSIMSVKHLPSPLPKCQCLTIVTSMEKWSLPGIGILLQSSPYVETLNIDFPLSFVWTPLAFLVRRYDEVDHWKSKEIYFKFLLRCLKFIKIKLFLFKEIHAKEFTFLVQFLLTDANVLEKMVITNFVHMRNISPNRLLKSLQVALMLLSFPRSSPHAVVMLPY from the exons ATGGAGGAGGCTGAAAGCTCTGCTTCTATCGACAGCTTCTATGACCGATACTATCCCACCAATaattctgaagaagaagaagaagaagatgaagtagATCATCGAACCAAAAGCCGCAAACATGCACCAATCTTAGAAAAAGGTAAAGATCGAATCAGTACCTTAACTGACACCATCCTCCTCAGCATCCTCTCCTTCTTGCTCACCGAAGACGCTATCAAAACAGGCGTTTTATCCAAAAGATGGGCCTATCTTTGGACCTCCGTTCCCTCTCTCAGTTTCGAACTCGGAGACCCTCACTCCGGTGGATATTACAGCCCACACGTCGCCATGGACGATTCCGCCAGCGAAGTAGATACCATGGACGATTTCGCCAGAAAACGAGATACCATGGACGATTTCATCAGTGCCGTAGATCACACCCTGCTTTTACACAGGGCTCCTAAACTCACAAACTTCTCAGTTCGATTCAGGTACTCGACAAAGCTAAAGGCTGATTACCTCGATCGTTGGGTTCGTTTCGCCACAACTGCCAAAGTAAGCCAACTTAGTCTACATTTATTTGTAACACATATTAATGATATCGGTCTTGGCAGATACGAATTGCCTCAGCATCTCTACGCCAATGAGTTTGTTTCTGAATTCAATTTTAGTTACTGCAAAATATTCCCTAATGGGTTACTAGATTGGAGTTCACTCAAGCACTTGTGTATTGGGCAATCGGCCTTGTGCGAAGATGTGATAAGGGAAGTGTTAATGGGTAGTCCTAGACTTGAATCCTTGGAATTGCATGATTGTTGGGAGTTTAAGCGGTTGGATATAGTGTCCGAGAGTTTGAGAAAGTTGGTGATAGATAGCTATGTGATAAATATGTTGGGAGGTGAAGTCCGTGAGTTGGAATTGGAAATTGTGGCTCCAAAGATCCATTCTTTGGAAATTCTGGGTAATTTTGAAAAGATTAAGTGTCGGATAAAGGATGTGTCGGCATTAGTTGAGGCTAAACTCGATTTTGACGTGCGGAAGAGTCGTAATGGTTATTATGAGGATGATTACCGCGCCTACTATTATGAGGATTATTATGAGGAGAAGGAAGGTTATAAAGAGTACCAAGACATTGTGAGAGACATTCTTGACAGTTTGCATCATGTCAAGAAACTCACTGTTGGCAATTGGTGTCTCATG ATTGTATCTATAATGTCGGTGAAACATCTGCCTTCTCCATTGCCAAAGTGCCAATGTTTAACAATTGTAACAAGCATGGAAAAATGGAGCCTTCCTGGCATTGGAATCCTACTTCAAAGTTCGCCTTACGTGGAGACATTGAATATTGACTTCCCACTCTCCTTCGTTTGGACACCGTTAGCG TTTCTAGTAAGAAGATATGATGAAGTGGACCATTGGAAATCAAAGGAGAtctatttcaagtttttgttacGATGCCTCAAGTTTATCAAGAtcaagctttttctttttaaagaaatcCACGCAAAGGAATTCACTTTCTTGGTACAATTTCTACTTACAGATGCAAATGTGTTGGAGAAGATGGTTATCACTAACTTTGTGCATATGCGAAATATATCGCCTAATAGGCTATTGAAATCTCTACAAGTGGCTCTAATGTTGTTAAGCTTCCCTAGATCCTCTCCTCATGCAGTGGTTATGTTACCATATTAG